One Synechococcus sp. Nb3U1 genomic window, CTTGGAGCCCGTTTCGCCATCCAACACCTCTAGGATGGCCTTAGCCGCCCGACGCAGTACCCCAGGCTCTCCGAGAGCCGCTCGCATGGCGGCATAGTCAGCTTGGAGTTGGGCTTGCCGCTCTGGGTGGGTGAGCAAGGCCAGGGCCAGTTCCAGCACCGTTTCCGGCTGGGCTTGATCCTGGAGCAATTCCGGTACGATGGGGCGCATCTGCACCAAGTTGGGGGGAGACATGAAGGGTACGGATACCTTCAGCCAATGGCGGGCGATCCAAAAGGTAATCGGGTTGAGGCGGTAGATGACCACCTGTGGGATCCCCAAAATGGCGGTTTCCAAATTGACGGTGCCGGATTTGGCCAAAACCAGGTCAGCCGCCGCCAGCGCTAGGTGATGGGCCGGAGAGGGCAAAGGTGACCCAGAGCCTGGGTCACAAGGCAGAGCTTGGGGATCCAGCAGGGTGAGATCCAACCCGAGGCGGCGGGCAGCCCGAGCGATCGGGGCCGCAAAGCGAGGCGAGGCCAAGGGCACCCAAAAGCGTACCTGCGGCAGGCGCTCCTGCAACAGGCGGGCGGACTCTAGCAGGATGGGCAGTACCGAGCGAATTTCCTGTTGGCGGGAGGCCGGCACCAACATCACCACCGTTTCATCGGCAGGGATCCCTAAATGGGCCCTGGCTTCGGCACGGCTGGGCACAGTCGCCAGAATATCCAGCAGTGGATGACCGACATGCTGAACATTAGCTCCCGCCGCTTGGTAATACTGGGCCTCCTGTGGAAAGATCGCCAACATCAGCTGCATCTGCTGGGCCAGTTGGTAGGTGATGCGGGTATCCTGCGACCACACCCACTCCTGGGGGGCGATGTAGTAGATGGTCGGGATGCCGCGCCGCTGCAACAGACGGGCAACGCGACTATTGACCCCGACATAGTCCACCAGCACCGCTATATCTGGCGGATCTTGGGCCAGAAAGCGACGAATTTTCCATTCCGTCCAGAGGGCCGGGCCAATGAAGGGGAGGGCTTCCAAAACCCCGATCGAGCTGATCTCGGTGGTGCGGTGCAACAGGTGGGCGCCGGCTGCGGCCATACGCGCTCCCCCGACGGCTGTGATGCGCAGGCGCGGACGTTGATGCCGCAATTCATGGATGAGATGGCTGGCCTGCAGATCCCCTGAGACCTCCCCCGTGCAGATGAACAGGTGGCTCACGCGTTACCCTTGTCATCCATCTCTAAACCATCCATCTCTGAGGCTCCTTGGCTCCCCTTACGCAAAACTGGCAAAGGGCCACGCCGCTGGGGCTGGGAGAGGGAGTCTTCCAAAAATTGCAGCAGATGCTGCAGGGATCCCGCCTCATCCACCAGATCTTTCCCCTTCACGGAGCGGAGGCTATTGCTGTTGCGCAAGGTTTGCAGGGCTTTTTCCAGAGGCAAGCCAGAGCGGTACAGCAACCGGTAGGCCTCGCGCAGCAAGGGTAGGGATCCCTCCATCGACTTGGCCCGCCGCAACCCCACCAAATTCAAGCCGCGAATGCGGGCCGGGTGGCCTTCTGCCAACATGTAAGGGGGGACATCCCGGTCGATGCGGCTCATCGCCCCTACCATCGCCAGCCGTCCGACGCGGGTGAACTGATGGATCCCGACCATACCGCCGATACGGGCCTGCGACTCGATGTGGATATGTCCAGCCAAGGCAACGGCGTTGGTGATCACCACCTGATTTTCAATCACACAATTGTGAGCCACGTGAGCATAGGCCATGAGCAAATTGTTGTCGCCGATTAGGGTGGCTTCCCCTTCATTGGTGGCTCGGTTGATGGTGACGAACTCGCGGATGCGGTTACCCCTGCCGATCACCACCTGGGAGGGAGCCCCGCTGTACTTGAGATCCTGCGGCTCGGTACCCAACACCGCCCCTGGAAAGATCTGGTTGCCCTCACCAATTTCTGTCCAGCCATCGATCACAACGTTGGCCCCCACCACCGTATGAGCAGCAATACGGACATGCTCACCAATGACCGTGTGCGGGCCCACCTGCACCGTTTCGTGCAACTCGGCTTTCGGATGGATCACCGCTGTAGGATGGATCCGTGGGGAAGAGTTGGGAGTGGATCCCGCTGAAGCCAACGAACTCATTTCTAACCCAGCTAGCAAATGTGGTTACGCTCCCAACCCTGCGAATGACGATGAAGGCTTAGTTCCGCTCAGCACCCGAGCCTGCCCCTATCCCAACACTTTAGCAGGGTCTTTTGGCGACAAGTCGCTGCTTCTGCCTTCGCCCTACGCCTAGGGCACCCGGTTGGGAAAAACGACCCACAGGGCCCACGAGGTAACAGGCCAGGGATCCCGCTTGCCCCCGAACGTTGCTCTACCGCCATCAATCCACTAAGGAGAACATCAGCTCTCCCTCCGTCACCAACTGGCCCCCCACTTGGGCTCGGCAAAACATCTTGCCAATCCGCTTCTGGCGAATGGTGAGCAAATCGGCAGAGAGCAGCAGTTGATCCCCTGGCAGCACCGGGCGGCGGAAACGAATGTTATCGATCCCGGCAAAGAGCGCCAAATGCCCCGCCACATCTGGTAGCTTAGTGAGCACGATTCCCCCCACCTGTGCCATGGCCTCGACGATCAAGACGCCGGGCATGATCGGTCGGTTGGGGAAATGGCCTTGGAAGAAGGGTTCGTTAAAGGTGACATTTTTCAAGCCCACGGCCCGCTGCCCTGGCTGATACTCCACCACCCGATCCACCAGCAAAAAAGGATAGCGATGGGGCAGGATCTCCAGAATTTGATCGGCTGTAAAAACGGCTGGGGCTGCCGCCAATTGGGCTGCCGCTTCAGCAGAGAGCAGAGAAGTGGGGGTCACGTCGGTGGACATGGTGAGATGGGAAGAGCAAGACACAACTTCGATGGGCAAACCTGATCTGAGTCACGGCAGCTTTGGCAATGGATAGCGGCATCCCTGACTGGCCTCACTCCGCATGGATCAGCAGGGATCCACTGTTGAGAAGCTGCTCCGAGAGGCGGTGGTGCAGCGCATGGCCCGCCTTGTAGGCGACAATATGCCCCTGCAATCGATAGCCCAACAGGCTGAGATCTCCTAGTAAATCTATCAGTTTATGGCGCACTGGCTCATCGGGATAGCGCAGCGGCCCCAACCACTCCGTCTCAGTACAGACAATCGCATTGTCCAAGCTGCCCCCCTTGATCAAGCCGCGCTGACGCGCCAGTTCCACATCCTGCTGCCGGGTGAAGGTGCGGGCCGGGGCGATGGATTCCACAAAATCCGCTGCCGTAGCTATCCAGCTCAGCCACTGTTGTCCAATCGGCGAGTTGGCAAAATCGATGCCATAGGTGAAGCGGGCTGTAGGGTAAGGGAGGGCGCTGACAAAAGCCTCTCCTGCCCAGACAGTGACGGGTTCTTTGATCACCCCTAGCAGCGTTGGTTGATGCTGCGCCAGGATCCCAGCCTGGGCAATTGCCTCCACAAAGGGTAAGGCCGAGCCATCCAAGATCGGCAGTTCCGGCCCATTCACCTCGATGCGGCAGTTGTCAATGCCCAGAGTGTAGAGGGCTGCCAATAGGTGTTCTACAGTCTGCACCTGAGATCCCTCACATCCTCCTGGACAGGTGTGCTGCAACAGGGTGGAAAGATGGGCCGGGGCCAGGGATCCCAACTGGGCCGGGATGGTGGGGGATCCCGGTTGATCCACCCGTACAAAGACTCGCCCCATATCTACAGGAGCAGGATGCAGGGTACAACGCACCGATAGGCCCGTATGTAAGCCAATTCCCTCAAGGGAGATGGGACTGGCCAGGGTGTGTTGCAGAACCCTCATCGCTCTTGGCCCTGATCAAAAACCCGATAGTACAGCTCTCGGTAGCCCACCCGCAGGCTGCTGCGGGCATCCGCCAATTTTTCTTTGCGGCTGCGGGTGCTGTAGGTGCTGAAAACTTCGTAGGTATCTCCCTCAAAGAAAAAGGAAGAGACATCCGAGACCTCTTCTCCCCCCAGCAACTGCCAGCGCCCTTGGCGAAACTGCAGCCGATAGTGGGCTTTATCAAGGCTGCCAGAAGGGCGATCGATGATGGCGTTGATCGTACCCTCGTACTCCAGGGTGGGATCCGTGTCTGTGCCTAAAATGGGTCTGACCTCCACTGAAATGTCCCGGTAGCGACAGTTGGGTCGGTTACACAGGCGGATCGTTTGCATGGCCTCGCCAATGGCTTCTAAGCGTTGTTGGGCCACTGCCTGTGGGGTATGGGGAATGACCTCCACTGCTGGGGAAAGTGCTTCTGGAGCAATTTTAGTGGGGCTTGCCGCCATCCCCAGGGATCCCCACCCCACCCCAATCAGCAATAAACAGACCAAGCCTAGCCAACGACAAAGGGATCCCATAGGCACAAACTGTGACAGAATCAAACTTCTCTACTCTAGGGGATCCTGACTGCGGTGCAGCCATTTTCCGACTCTGGCCGTGAGCGACTGGCACAGGTTCGGATTGTGTTGGTACAACCGGCTGGGCCACGCAATTTGGGCTCGATTGCCCGAGTCATGAAGAATATGGGTCTCAGCCAGTGGGTGGTGGTGGATCCCCAATGTGATCTGCTGGATGCGGAAGCCCTCGCCATGGCCGTCCATGGGGCAGATCTGCTCTATCAGGCTCAGAAAGTGCAGACTTTACCAGAAGCTCTGCAGGGATGTGTGCAGGTCTTTGGAACGACAGGGCGCATCGAACCCTACCCGCCAGAATGGCAAATCCAATCCCCCCGTCAGGCATTCTCCTCTTTGCTAGAAAGGCTAGAAAGTGGCCCTGCCGCCCTGGTGTTTGGCCCCGAGGATCGCGGCTTGAGCAACGAAGAGCTGGCCCTTTGTCAGCATCAAGTCCGAATTCCTACCGCTGCAGTCTACCCTTCCCTGAACCTGGCTCAGGCAGTGGGCATTTGCTGTTACGAATTGTACACCCTCAGTTGTGAAAGGTCTGATCCCCTTCACCCCCCTTTGCCATTGGCACCCTTTGGAATGTTGGAAGGGTTTTTCCAGCACTTAGAGGCGCTGCTGTTGCAGATTGGTTACTTACACCCCCACACGGCCCGCCGCAAGATGCTCAAGTTTCGTGCCCTATTCCAGCGGGCTGGCCTGACGGTAGCGGAGGTGGCCCTGTTGCGCGGGATCCTGCGGCAATTGCGGTGGAGTCAGGAGCTACCCAAGGCAGAGGCTCCTCAACAGGGATCGATCGAAAGGGATCCCCCCCAGAACAGCTCACCCTGATCGGTCGTCGGGGGATGACCAGGGTTTACACTTAAAAACACTCTTGAGCCAGGCCAGTTTTCTGTATCTGTGTGTTTAATCAAACCAGGCTCGCTCGAGCTGCTTCAGGAGGGTTGTGTCGAGGAAGTTGCTTTCATGACCAGGACAAGGGAGGGGAAGGGCAACAGCCCCAGCAGTAAGAGGTCGTCGCGGGATCCCCTGCGTCGTCAGCGCCGCCCCTCGCGTTCTGCTGAACTCTCCTCCAGTTCAACCAGTCTCAACGCAGGTTCATCCACAGGGGGGGGGTCGTCTTCGTCTCCACCGCTGCGGCTTTCCCGCCAAAGAGCCATCACTCGCCTGCGTCAACGGGCGGCCCAGCCTAGTCGTCTGAACCGCTCTAAGTCTTTGGGAGGCGTGTTGCTGCGTGGCTTGAGCCTGAGCATTGTTTTGGGGTTGATGATGGCGGGCCTGTCACAACTGCTGCAATCCACCCCCCCAGCTCTTCCGGAACGGGCTGTGAGCACCGGTAGCCTTGAACCCACCGAGTCCCCTCTATCCGCTTTGCCCACCGACCTTCCCAGAGGAGAAGAAATCCCGGTTTTGCAGGAGCATTTGGTGGCTTTGGCCACTCAACCGGGTTTGACGGCAGGGGCTTTGTTTTGGGATGTGGAAACCGGAAATTTTGCTGGGGTACGGCCGGATCAGGCTTTTCCTGCCGCCAGTGTGATTAAAATCCCGATTTTGTTGGCCTTTTTCCAAGCCGTAGAAACAGGCCAAGTGCAGATGGATGAGATGCTCACCCTGCGGGATGACTTGAAGGGAGGGGGGGCCGGTCTATTACAAACCCGGGCCATCGGATCCCAGGTTTCGGCTCTAGAAGCTGCCACCCTGATGAGCACCGTCAGCGATAACTTCGCCACCAACCTGATCATCGACCGTCTTGGTGGGCAAGAAATTCTGAACCAGAAGTTTCGCCAATGGGGCCTACAACACACACAAATTTCCTGGTGGTTGCCCGATTTGGAGGGCACCAATACCAGTAGCCCCCGCGACATCGTTTGGCTCCTCAGCCAAGTGGAACAGGGACGGATGCTGAACCGCCGCAACCGCGATCGCTTCCTGGACATTCTCTGGCGTACCCAGCGGCCCTCCTATTTCCGCCCCAACCTAGGTCAAGAGGTGCGGATCGCCCACAAAACTGGCACCCTACGCTCTGTGGTGGGAGATGCCGGCCTCATCGACCTGCCCAATGGCCGCCGCTACCTAGCAGCAGTATGGGTAAAGCGAGAAACTCCCAACGATGCCAAAGCAGAAGAGTTGATCGCCAATCTATCGCAAGCCGCATACGAATACTGGTCTGTTGTCCGGGATCCCTAGCAAGACCAGCCCGCAGAGAAGGGCTAAAGCCTACCCGCCGCAATAATCCGCTGCAAAAATTGTTGAGTGCGGGGGTGTACTGGTTGGGAGAATACCTTTTGGGGAGTGTTTTCTTCCAAAATACGTCCCTCCGCCAAAAAGCACACCCGATCGGCCACATCCCGAGCAAAGCCCATCTCGTGGGTGACAATGATCATCGTCATCCCCTTGGTTTTCAGCTCCCGAATCACCTCCAAGACATCCCCCATCAATTCGGGATCCAAAGCAGCGGTTACTTCATCCAGCAACAAGACATCCGGCTGTGTGGCCAAAGCTCGCACAATCGCCACCCGTTGTTGTTGCCCGCCCGAAAGTTGTTCCGGATAGCTGTGGGCAAAGGTCTTCATACCAAAGCGATCCAACAGGGACATAGCCAGCTCCCAACTTTCTATCTTGGAGACGCCATGCACTTTGCGAGGTGCAAGGGTGATATTTTCCAGCACACTTAGATGGGGAAATAGATTGTAGGACTGAAAAACGATGCCAATTCTTTTTTGCAGTTGATTGTTGCCAAAGCGGGGATCCGTAATCGGGATCCCGTCTAGATAGATGCGGCCATAGTCAAAATCCACCAAGCGATTGATGCAGCGCAGCAGGGTGGATTTGCCGGATCCAGAGGCCCCAATCAGACAGACGACCTCATGGTTTTGAACACTGAGGTTGACCGAGTGCAAAACCAAGGTCTGTCCGTAATATTTGGTCAGATTTTCGATGCGGATCCGCTCCATCTAGAGTGTCCTTTGCAGTCGCCGGTCTCGATCCCGTCTGGCAATAGTATCGGTGAAACGGGCCAAGGGAATGGAGGTGACCAAAAACAGCAACGCAGCAGCCACCAACGAAGAGTAATTAAACGTACGGGCCGTATAGATCTGGGCCTCTCGCACCGCATCCCGTACCCCCACTACACTCAGTAGAGCCACATCCTTTTGCAGGGCTACCGCCAGGTTGAGGAGGGCGGGCAACACATTCCGCACCGCTTGGGGCACGATGGCGTAGCGCAATGTCTGCCACTGGGATAACCCCAACGCCTTGGCCGCCGCCCGTTGCCCCTCATGTACCGCCTCCATGCCGGAGCGATACACCTCCGCAGCATAGGCAGAATAGCTGAGTACCATCGCCGTTCCTGCCCAAAATAAGCTAGTTCGGGGCAAACCTGGAATTTGTAAGGCCGGGATCCCAAACCCAAACAGCAACACCAGCAACAGTGCCGGCAAGCCCCGAAACAGGTCAATATACACCACCGTGAACAGGCGCAGAGGGGCAAACCACGGCCCACTCAAGGAGCGAAACACCGCCAGCACCAAGGCCCAGACGGCAATACAGCAGAGAACCACCCCCCAGACGGCTAGGTTGGTCCAAAAGCCGCGCAACACTGCCGGAAACGCCTCCAACATGGCGCTGCCGTTGAAAAATTGCCGCTGGATGCGGGGCCACTGCTCAGACGAGCCTACCAAGCAGGCCAAACTGCCAAACACCACCGCCACGCTGACGACGCTGATCCCCAACGGGATCCATCGCTCTTGCAGGCTGAGGGTTTTCTGGGCAGGTGGGGGCGGATCCCCCAATGCTGTGCTCCAAGGGGAGCCTAGAGGTGGCTCGCCCTCCATCCTCATTCACGGATCTCCGGGATCACCTCATCCCCCACCAGATAGGTTTGGGTCAGATCTTCCACCACACCGCGCTCGATCACGGCGGCCAACGCCTCATTGACCCAGTCCACCAAAGGATTGTCTTTTTCAAACAGCAAGCCATGGCCACGGTCATTCTCGTCCGGGGGCAACAAGGCCGTGATCTTGGCCTCCGGCACCTGCACCGCCGTTACAAACAAGGCTGTGGGTAGGGCAACCACCGTGGCATCGATCAAATCCCCCTGCATAGCCTGAAATACCCCCGCTTGGTCGTCGTAAACCGCCACATTGCTGATGCCGAGAATGTTTTCGAGGTAATCCAGATCTGTGGTGCCGACGGTGGCTCCCCAGCGGGCTTGGCGCAGCTCCTCGAAACTGCTGGCCCCCACCACCGGGCTATCCGGCAGCGCCACCACAGCCTTATCCGGCTGGTAATAGACACTGGAGAAGGTCACCACCTCGGAGCGAGCTTCTGTCACCGAAATCTGTTGAATGGCAAAATCGTAGGACTTGGGGCCAGGGGCGATGGACTGCTCAAAGCTCTCCCGTACCCACACCACATCCTCGGGGGCAAAACCCATCTCTGCGGCCAGGGCATAGACCAAACCATTTTCAAAACCCTCACCCCCCGCCGGATCATCATTGAGCATCCAGGGGGGAAACACGGGATCCCCAGTGGCCACCGTCAGTTGACCCGGATTAAACAGCCGTGGATCGTTGGGGGTACGCTCTTGGGCCGCCGTGCTCACCGCTAACCCCAACCCCAGACCAACTGCTGCCAACACAGGAACGAGCTCGCGAACCATACCAGCCTCCGGTGGATTGCAAAGGATGAGGGGATATGCACCGCTGATGGCAGCGACGCGCTCTAGATCGCTCTAGATAAAGAACTAAAGTGTGAATGGGAAGAAGGATAGCACGCCCAAACCCTATCCCAGAGTCAGCCTGGGCACATTCTGGGTGCATCCAGGAGAATCAGGATCCCGGCTGAAAGGCTTGTTGCTGGGGTTGCATGGCTCGATCCAGCAGCTCCATCGGGTGAACAATCGGAATCCCCTGCCGGCCCTGTAAGTCCAAGTGCTTCTGGATTTGTAGGCGGCAACCGATATTGGCGGAGACGATCCCTTGAGCGCCCGTATTGAGGAGATTTTCAACCTTTTGGGATCCCAGCTCAGCCGCTACCTTGGGTTGTAATAGGTTATAAACTCCAGAGCTGCCACAGCAGAGGGCGGCATCCACTGGATCCCGGAGTTCTAGCCCTGGAATTTGCCGCAACAGTTGTCGGGGTTCTTGGCTGAGCCGTTGCCCATGCAGCATGTGACAAGCATCTTGATAAGCCAGCACCAGCGGTTCCGGTTGCAGCGGATGTAGGGGAGTGGTGAGCCCCACCTGAGCCAGAAACTCTTGAATATCCCTAACTTGGGCAGCGAAACGGGCGGCTTTCTCCTTGTAGTCGGGATCCTTGCTCAAAATGTGGCCATATTCTTTTAGGGTGTGCCCACAGCCAGAAGCGTTGATCAAAATTGCATCCAGCTCATAGGGAGCGAAAGTTTCGATCATGTGGCGGGCTAGGTTTTCCGCCTGTTGCAGTTGTCCTTGATGATGGGGCAGAGCGGCACAACAGCCCTGATGGGGGGGGATCACCACCTCGCAGCCATTCCGGGTCAAGACGCGAATACTGGCTTCATTCACTTGAGGTGTAAACAGACGTTGCACACAGCCAAGAATCAACCCCACCCGAAAGCGCCGTTCTCCCACCGCCGAGATCCGCTCAGGGTACTGCTTGGGAAGGAGTTGCTCGGTTTCGAGCGGGGGCATGAGAGATTCCATGGCCGCCAGACGGGGGGAGATTTTCTCCAATCCCTTGCTGATCCAGCGGCTCGCCCCTAGGCGTTGATACAGCCAGAGGGGCCACAACAAAGGCCGCAGCCGCCCTGGGTAGGGGAACACTGAAAAGATAAATTGACGGTAAAGCCGATCCCAAACATTGCGCGGGTAGTTGCGCTCAATTTGCGGTCGGGTGGCGGCGATCAGTTGGTCGTATTGCACCCCTGAGGGGCAAGCAGTGACACAGGCCAAACAGCCCAGACAACTGTCAAAATGGGAAACCGTAGCCGGAGACAAAGAAATTTGACCCTGATTGAGGGCATCCATTTGGTAGATGCGCCCACGGG contains:
- the lpxB gene encoding lipid-A-disaccharide synthase; this encodes MSHLFICTGEVSGDLQASHLIHELRHQRPRLRITAVGGARMAAAGAHLLHRTTEISSIGVLEALPFIGPALWTEWKIRRFLAQDPPDIAVLVDYVGVNSRVARLLQRRGIPTIYYIAPQEWVWSQDTRITYQLAQQMQLMLAIFPQEAQYYQAAGANVQHVGHPLLDILATVPSRAEARAHLGIPADETVVMLVPASRQQEIRSVLPILLESARLLQERLPQVRFWVPLASPRFAAPIARAARRLGLDLTLLDPQALPCDPGSGSPLPSPAHHLALAAADLVLAKSGTVNLETAILGIPQVVIYRLNPITFWIARHWLKVSVPFMSPPNLVQMRPIVPELLQDQAQPETVLELALALLTHPERQAQLQADYAAMRAALGEPGVLRRAAKAILEVLDGETGSKRPNPT
- the lpxA gene encoding acyl-ACP--UDP-N-acetylglucosamine O-acyltransferase; protein product: MSSLASAGSTPNSSPRIHPTAVIHPKAELHETVQVGPHTVIGEHVRIAAHTVVGANVVIDGWTEIGEGNQIFPGAVLGTEPQDLKYSGAPSQVVIGRGNRIREFVTINRATNEGEATLIGDNNLLMAYAHVAHNCVIENQVVITNAVALAGHIHIESQARIGGMVGIHQFTRVGRLAMVGAMSRIDRDVPPYMLAEGHPARIRGLNLVGLRRAKSMEGSLPLLREAYRLLYRSGLPLEKALQTLRNSNSLRSVKGKDLVDEAGSLQHLLQFLEDSLSQPQRRGPLPVLRKGSQGASEMDGLEMDDKGNA
- the fabZ gene encoding 3-hydroxyacyl-ACP dehydratase FabZ produces the protein MSTDVTPTSLLSAEAAAQLAAAPAVFTADQILEILPHRYPFLLVDRVVEYQPGQRAVGLKNVTFNEPFFQGHFPNRPIMPGVLIVEAMAQVGGIVLTKLPDVAGHLALFAGIDNIRFRRPVLPGDQLLLSADLLTIRQKRIGKMFCRAQVGGQLVTEGELMFSLVD
- the lpxC gene encoding UDP-3-O-acyl-N-acetylglucosamine deacetylase; this translates as MRVLQHTLASPISLEGIGLHTGLSVRCTLHPAPVDMGRVFVRVDQPGSPTIPAQLGSLAPAHLSTLLQHTCPGGCEGSQVQTVEHLLAALYTLGIDNCRIEVNGPELPILDGSALPFVEAIAQAGILAQHQPTLLGVIKEPVTVWAGEAFVSALPYPTARFTYGIDFANSPIGQQWLSWIATAADFVESIAPARTFTRQQDVELARQRGLIKGGSLDNAIVCTETEWLGPLRYPDEPVRHKLIDLLGDLSLLGYRLQGHIVAYKAGHALHHRLSEQLLNSGSLLIHAE
- a CDS encoding RNA methyltransferase; this translates as MQPFSDSGRERLAQVRIVLVQPAGPRNLGSIARVMKNMGLSQWVVVDPQCDLLDAEALAMAVHGADLLYQAQKVQTLPEALQGCVQVFGTTGRIEPYPPEWQIQSPRQAFSSLLERLESGPAALVFGPEDRGLSNEELALCQHQVRIPTAAVYPSLNLAQAVGICCYELYTLSCERSDPLHPPLPLAPFGMLEGFFQHLEALLLQIGYLHPHTARRKMLKFRALFQRAGLTVAEVALLRGILRQLRWSQELPKAEAPQQGSIERDPPQNSSP
- a CDS encoding serine hydrolase, producing the protein MTRTREGKGNSPSSKRSSRDPLRRQRRPSRSAELSSSSTSLNAGSSTGGGSSSSPPLRLSRQRAITRLRQRAAQPSRLNRSKSLGGVLLRGLSLSIVLGLMMAGLSQLLQSTPPALPERAVSTGSLEPTESPLSALPTDLPRGEEIPVLQEHLVALATQPGLTAGALFWDVETGNFAGVRPDQAFPAASVIKIPILLAFFQAVETGQVQMDEMLTLRDDLKGGGAGLLQTRAIGSQVSALEAATLMSTVSDNFATNLIIDRLGGQEILNQKFRQWGLQHTQISWWLPDLEGTNTSSPRDIVWLLSQVEQGRMLNRRNRDRFLDILWRTQRPSYFRPNLGQEVRIAHKTGTLRSVVGDAGLIDLPNGRRYLAAVWVKRETPNDAKAEELIANLSQAAYEYWSVVRDP
- a CDS encoding amino acid ABC transporter ATP-binding protein; translation: MERIRIENLTKYYGQTLVLHSVNLSVQNHEVVCLIGASGSGKSTLLRCINRLVDFDYGRIYLDGIPITDPRFGNNQLQKRIGIVFQSYNLFPHLSVLENITLAPRKVHGVSKIESWELAMSLLDRFGMKTFAHSYPEQLSGGQQQRVAIVRALATQPDVLLLDEVTAALDPELMGDVLEVIRELKTKGMTMIIVTHEMGFARDVADRVCFLAEGRILEENTPQKVFSQPVHPRTQQFLQRIIAAGRL
- a CDS encoding amino acid ABC transporter permease: MEGEPPLGSPWSTALGDPPPPAQKTLSLQERWIPLGISVVSVAVVFGSLACLVGSSEQWPRIQRQFFNGSAMLEAFPAVLRGFWTNLAVWGVVLCCIAVWALVLAVFRSLSGPWFAPLRLFTVVYIDLFRGLPALLLVLLFGFGIPALQIPGLPRTSLFWAGTAMVLSYSAYAAEVYRSGMEAVHEGQRAAAKALGLSQWQTLRYAIVPQAVRNVLPALLNLAVALQKDVALLSVVGVRDAVREAQIYTARTFNYSSLVAAALLFLVTSIPLARFTDTIARRDRDRRLQRTL
- a CDS encoding ABC transporter substrate-binding protein, which translates into the protein MVRELVPVLAAVGLGLGLAVSTAAQERTPNDPRLFNPGQLTVATGDPVFPPWMLNDDPAGGEGFENGLVYALAAEMGFAPEDVVWVRESFEQSIAPGPKSYDFAIQQISVTEARSEVVTFSSVYYQPDKAVVALPDSPVVGASSFEELRQARWGATVGTTDLDYLENILGISNVAVYDDQAGVFQAMQGDLIDATVVALPTALFVTAVQVPEAKITALLPPDENDRGHGLLFEKDNPLVDWVNEALAAVIERGVVEDLTQTYLVGDEVIPEIRE
- a CDS encoding (Fe-S)-binding protein, producing MSGPIAVSEGPRFDESNPPDPKLIDACVHCGFCLTTCPSYRVIGKETDSPRGRIYQMDALNQGQISLSPATVSHFDSCLGCLACVTACPSGVQYDQLIAATRPQIERNYPRNVWDRLYRQFIFSVFPYPGRLRPLLWPLWLYQRLGASRWISKGLEKISPRLAAMESLMPPLETEQLLPKQYPERISAVGERRFRVGLILGCVQRLFTPQVNEASIRVLTRNGCEVVIPPHQGCCAALPHHQGQLQQAENLARHMIETFAPYELDAILINASGCGHTLKEYGHILSKDPDYKEKAARFAAQVRDIQEFLAQVGLTTPLHPLQPEPLVLAYQDACHMLHGQRLSQEPRQLLRQIPGLELRDPVDAALCCGSSGVYNLLQPKVAAELGSQKVENLLNTGAQGIVSANIGCRLQIQKHLDLQGRQGIPIVHPMELLDRAMQPQQQAFQPGS